The following proteins are co-located in the Fusobacteria bacterium ZRK30 genome:
- a CDS encoding EamA family transporter: MEKNESTTKYIIFVLLGAVSYGVLSTFVKLAYGEGFTLGQIVFSQAGIGCLVLWLLVFLKKLTNKKYKINFNRNDAIKLMLTGIPIGLTSIIYYKSVQEIPASMAILLLFQFTWMGNLVECILEKRLPSKTQVMSIALLLIGTAFSSNIFDGGLSSLTFLGTIYGLLAACSYTAFTFVSGKVATNVDPMERSALMLTGALTFIVILFPPTFLGDIKIVLPLLKYGVAVALFGTIIPPLFFSIGVPVVGVGLTSILASIELPVATLASVTILHESSSMIQWVGILIILFGIIFPRYIQKKLKYRAV; this comes from the coding sequence ATGGAAAAAAATGAATCAACAACGAAGTATATAATCTTCGTTCTATTGGGTGCTGTCAGTTATGGGGTTCTTTCAACTTTTGTGAAACTGGCTTATGGTGAGGGATTTACATTGGGTCAGATTGTATTTTCTCAAGCAGGAATAGGGTGCTTAGTTTTATGGCTTTTGGTCTTTTTAAAAAAATTAACAAATAAAAAATACAAGATAAATTTTAATAGAAACGATGCAATAAAGTTAATGCTTACAGGTATTCCAATTGGATTAACCAGTATAATTTATTATAAATCTGTTCAGGAGATTCCGGCTTCAATGGCTATATTGCTGCTTTTTCAATTTACATGGATGGGAAATTTAGTAGAGTGTATTTTGGAAAAAAGACTGCCTTCAAAGACTCAGGTAATGTCGATTGCACTACTTTTAATAGGGACGGCATTTTCATCCAATATTTTTGACGGCGGATTAAGTAGTTTAACATTTTTAGGCACGATCTATGGACTTCTTGCAGCATGTTCATATACAGCCTTTACCTTTGTAAGTGGAAAGGTTGCAACAAATGTAGATCCCATGGAAAGAAGTGCATTGATGTTAACTGGAGCTCTTACTTTTATAGTGATTTTATTCCCTCCGACATTTCTTGGAGATATTAAAATAGTTTTACCATTATTAAAGTATGGGGTGGCAGTAGCCTTATTTGGAACCATTATCCCGCCATTATTTTTTTCAATAGGAGTTCCTGTTGTAGGGGTAGGTTTGACCTCGATCCTTGCATCGATAGAGCTTCCAGTAGCCACACTGGCCTCTGTGACAATATTACATGAAAGTTCATCTATGATTCAGTGGGTTGGAATTTTAATAATTTTATTCGGAATTATCTTCCCGAGATATATTCAGAAAAAATTAAAATATAGGGCTGTTTAA
- a CDS encoding LacI family DNA-binding transcriptional regulator, which yields MKKLTIFDIAKKSGVGKSTVSRVLNHDENVKDETREKVLKVINEMNYKPSINARGMRSNNSRVIGIITSRLDSSSEAQAVRGMLEIIYSMGYDVVLAESLFDQEKTKEHVEMFINKKVEGIILFATSGVEYDYLKKIKVPIVMMGQEVKGFTSIVYDDYGAVEKILKEFQNMGLKKIAYMGVDLSDRTTGYRRYQAYEEFVNENNMKNISVFGDFTYKKAYELTEVLVEHKIDAIVCATDNLALGVRKYLAEKHIENIVVSGIGKNELLSFLYENHITVNLSYKKSGIEAGKMIFKMLSGGSADEKIVMESRLVKGK from the coding sequence ATGAAGAAGTTAACTATATTTGATATAGCTAAAAAATCTGGAGTAGGAAAATCAACGGTATCTCGTGTATTGAATCACGATGAAAATGTAAAGGATGAAACCAGGGAAAAGGTATTGAAAGTTATAAATGAGATGAACTATAAACCATCTATAAATGCAAGGGGGATGAGGTCAAATAACAGTCGTGTAATAGGGATTATCACCAGTCGTTTAGATTCATCATCTGAAGCACAGGCTGTCAGGGGTATGCTGGAGATCATCTACAGTATGGGTTATGATGTGGTCCTTGCTGAGAGTTTGTTTGACCAGGAAAAAACAAAGGAACATGTAGAGATGTTTATAAATAAAAAGGTGGAGGGAATAATTTTGTTTGCCACCAGTGGTGTAGAGTATGATTATCTTAAAAAAATAAAAGTGCCGATTGTTATGATGGGCCAGGAAGTAAAGGGGTTCACTTCGATAGTTTATGATGATTATGGTGCTGTGGAGAAAATTTTGAAAGAGTTTCAAAATATGGGATTAAAAAAAATAGCCTATATGGGGGTAGATCTAAGTGATCGGACTACCGGGTATAGGAGATATCAGGCTTATGAGGAATTTGTAAATGAAAATAATATGAAAAATATAAGTGTCTTTGGAGATTTTACCTATAAAAAAGCCTATGAGCTGACTGAAGTTTTAGTGGAGCATAAAATAGATGCGATAGTCTGTGCCACCGATAATTTGGCTTTGGGAGTCAGAAAATATCTGGCAGAAAAACATATTGAAAATATAGTTGTCAGTGGTATAGGGAAAAATGAATTGTTAAGTTTTTTATATGAAAATCATATTACGGTGAATTTATCTTATAAAAAATCAGGAATAGAGGCAGGGAAGATGATTTTTAAGATGTTATCCGGTGGGTCTGCAGATGAAAAGATAGTTATGGAATCACGCTTAGTCAAGGGGAAATAA
- a CDS encoding L-aspartate oxidase: MNYDVIICGSGIAGIYTALNISSDLKIAIITNDKLESCNTYLAQGGITTVRGKEDRESFIEDTLYAGGNENNLETVKLIAEEADKNIKKLVSMGVPFNRDDDGNLLYTREAAHSKRRILYSNDQTGKHIFLTLAEKMKRRNNITTYSEVEILDLLISNEKAVGVIGTNEKNEILEFLGDKVVLATGGIGGLFKNSTNRRNLKGIGIALSKKHGVEISNVGAIQFHPTAFYDPQSERRFLISESLRGEGAELKDLEGNRFVDELLPRDVVAASIEAKKKEIGSPYVYLDATKLKVDFLKVRFKGIYENLLEKGYDLAKDMIPVTTSQHYFMGGITVDMDGKTSLDGLYACGEIAFTGLHGRNRLASNSLLEGLVFGNRVADHINKTIIKNRVFKEEFSCDESKLEIGNYKDIEKIKEENRRLVIDEILKVREDLKDELSVNR, translated from the coding sequence ATGAATTATGATGTAATAATTTGTGGAAGTGGGATAGCAGGGATCTATACAGCCCTTAATATCAGCAGTGATTTAAAGATTGCGATAATTACCAACGATAAATTAGAGAGTTGTAATACATATTTAGCTCAGGGTGGGATAACCACAGTTAGAGGGAAAGAGGATAGGGAGTCTTTTATAGAGGACACTCTCTATGCAGGTGGGAATGAGAATAATTTAGAAACGGTGAAATTAATAGCCGAAGAAGCAGATAAAAATATAAAAAAGTTGGTGTCCATGGGGGTTCCCTTTAACAGAGATGATGACGGGAACCTGTTGTATACCAGAGAGGCTGCCCACTCTAAGAGAAGAATTTTATACTCCAACGATCAAACTGGAAAACATATCTTTTTGACATTGGCTGAAAAGATGAAAAGAAGAAATAATATAACCACTTATTCAGAGGTTGAAATATTAGATCTATTGATATCCAATGAAAAAGCAGTTGGCGTCATAGGAACTAATGAAAAAAATGAAATTTTAGAATTTCTAGGTGATAAAGTGGTCTTAGCTACTGGTGGCATTGGAGGATTGTTTAAAAATTCTACTAACAGAAGAAACCTTAAGGGGATAGGAATTGCTCTTTCAAAAAAACATGGGGTGGAGATATCCAATGTAGGTGCTATCCAGTTTCATCCTACAGCATTTTATGATCCTCAGAGTGAAAGGCGATTTCTAATTTCAGAATCCCTCAGGGGAGAAGGGGCAGAGCTGAAAGATCTGGAGGGGAACAGGTTTGTGGATGAGCTCCTCCCCCGGGATGTAGTGGCAGCCAGTATTGAAGCAAAGAAAAAAGAGATAGGCTCACCCTATGTATATTTAGATGCTACAAAATTAAAGGTTGATTTTTTAAAGGTAAGATTTAAAGGGATATATGAAAATTTATTGGAGAAGGGCTATGATCTTGCAAAAGACATGATCCCTGTAACAACTTCCCAGCACTATTTTATGGGGGGGATCACAGTGGATATGGATGGGAAAACCAGCCTGGACGGTCTATATGCCTGTGGTGAGATCGCATTTACAGGACTTCATGGGAGAAACAGGCTTGCTAGTAACTCTCTGTTAGAGGGATTGGTATTTGGAAACAGGGTAGCTGACCACATAAATAAAACAATAATAAAAAACAGGGTTTTTAAGGAAGAATTTTCTTGTGATGAATCAAAGCTGGAAATAGGAAATTATAAAGACATAGAGAAAATCAAGGAAGAGAATAGAAGATTGGTTATAGATGAGATATTAAAGGTTAGGGAGGATTTGAAAGATGAACTTTCTGTTAATAGATAA
- a CDS encoding sugar ABC transporter ATP-binding protein produces the protein MSELLLKIENLSKSFGENCVLKDINISINKGEIIGLVGENGAGKSTLMKTIFGMPVIRETGGYGGSIKFEGKEIDFKSPFDALEAGIGMVHQEFSLIPGFEATENIVLNRESTKNSFLEILFGDRIKKLDNLEMEARAGIAVGHLGVKMDPKTIIKEMPVAHKQFTEIAREIERENTKLLVLDEPTAVLTESEAEILLQTMKRLANEGISIVFITHRLNEIMEISDKVVVLRDGVLIKEVETKKTNSHEITEWMIGRSFSESEAMKKVTENKEVLLELDEFWVDMPGETVKKLDLKVYKGEILGIGGMAGQGKLGIANGIMGLYTTGGKLIFRGENLELNKPKLPLENGIFLVSEDRKGVGLLLDGTIEDNIAYSAIQIKDEFVKKYLGGLVEWVDEKNVEKNALEYIKKLEIRCLSSKQTAGELSGGNQQKVCLAKAFTMKPELLMVSEPTRGIDVGAKKLVLETLREYNEKYGTTIVITSSELEELRGISDRIAIITEGKVAGILPPEADIIKFGELMVGIGGTDGKN, from the coding sequence GTGAGTGAACTACTTTTAAAGATAGAAAATTTGTCCAAATCATTTGGCGAAAATTGTGTGTTAAAAGACATAAATATAAGTATAAACAAGGGTGAGATAATAGGCTTGGTAGGAGAAAATGGAGCAGGAAAGTCGACTCTAATGAAAACTATATTTGGAATGCCTGTAATTCGTGAAACAGGTGGATATGGCGGGAGTATAAAATTTGAAGGAAAGGAAATAGATTTTAAATCTCCATTTGATGCTTTAGAAGCAGGAATAGGGATGGTACATCAAGAGTTTTCCCTGATACCTGGATTTGAAGCTACTGAAAATATAGTTCTTAATAGGGAATCGACTAAAAATAGTTTTTTAGAAATTCTATTTGGTGACAGGATAAAAAAATTAGATAATTTGGAAATGGAAGCTAGAGCAGGGATAGCAGTGGGACATCTAGGTGTAAAGATGGATCCAAAAACTATAATAAAAGAGATGCCCGTAGCACATAAACAATTTACAGAGATAGCCCGGGAGATAGAGAGGGAAAATACAAAGCTGTTGGTACTGGATGAACCTACAGCAGTCCTTACAGAATCAGAAGCAGAGATCTTATTGCAGACTATGAAACGACTTGCTAATGAGGGGATCTCAATAGTTTTTATAACCCATAGATTAAATGAGATCATGGAAATAAGTGATAAGGTAGTAGTTCTCCGGGATGGGGTCCTAATAAAGGAGGTAGAAACAAAGAAAACTAACTCCCACGAGATAACTGAATGGATGATCGGAAGAAGTTTCAGCGAATCGGAAGCTATGAAAAAAGTGACTGAAAACAAGGAAGTTCTGCTGGAATTAGATGAGTTCTGGGTAGATATGCCTGGAGAAACAGTAAAAAAATTAGACCTGAAAGTATATAAAGGCGAAATATTGGGAATAGGCGGAATGGCAGGACAGGGAAAATTAGGAATAGCCAATGGGATCATGGGGCTTTACACCACTGGAGGAAAACTAATTTTTAGAGGGGAAAATTTAGAGCTGAATAAGCCTAAGTTACCCCTGGAAAATGGTATTTTTCTGGTGTCGGAAGACAGAAAGGGAGTGGGGCTGCTCCTGGATGGAACTATTGAAGATAATATAGCTTACTCTGCAATCCAAATCAAGGATGAATTCGTCAAAAAATATCTTGGAGGTCTGGTAGAGTGGGTCGATGAAAAAAATGTGGAAAAAAATGCGTTGGAATATATAAAGAAGTTAGAGATTAGGTGCTTGAGCTCTAAACAGACAGCTGGAGAACTCAGCGGAGGAAATCAACAGAAAGTCTGCCTGGCTAAGGCATTTACTATGAAACCTGAATTGTTGATGGTTTCGGAGCCAACCAGGGGAATAGATGTAGGAGCAAAAAAATTAGTTTTGGAGACTCTCCGGGAATACAATGAAAAATATGGTACTACGATAGTCATAACTTCTTCAGAGCTTGAGGAGCTCCGAGGTATCAGTGACAGGATAGCTATAATAACAGAGGGTAAAGTAGCTGGGATACTGCCTCCAGAAGCAGATATAATTAAATTTGGAGAATTGATGGTAGGGATAGGAGGAACTGATGGAAAAAATTAA
- a CDS encoding ABC transporter permease, translating to MEKIKSYIETMGWPRVIIALFLLSMYVVAPFVGLNLGTSISDTLIRFGMNAILVLSLMPMIYSGTGLNFGLPLGVEAGLIGAVISVEMGLTGVLGFWGAIIMAIPFAVIFGWGYSQILNRVKGGEMMIATYVGFSSVAIMCIMWLILPFKSQDMIWAYGGSGLRTTISIENYWQGALNKIFPMADKIPFGEIIFFGFLAFLMWGFFKTKSGLAMKAVGANPKFALATGVNIDKVRTKSVIMSTMLAAVGIIVYQQSFGFIQLYLAPFYMAFPAIAAILIGGASVNKATVINVMIGTFLFQGILTMTPSVINNLVKTDMSETLRIIISNGMILYALTRKGGKKNGK from the coding sequence ATGGAAAAAATTAAAAGTTATATTGAAACTATGGGATGGCCCAGGGTAATAATAGCGCTGTTTCTTTTGAGCATGTATGTGGTTGCTCCATTTGTAGGCTTGAATTTGGGGACATCTATAAGTGATACACTGATAAGATTTGGAATGAACGCTATCCTGGTATTATCTCTTATGCCTATGATATATTCGGGAACAGGACTAAATTTTGGGCTGCCTTTAGGGGTGGAAGCAGGATTGATTGGAGCGGTAATTAGTGTAGAGATGGGACTTACTGGAGTTTTAGGATTTTGGGGAGCTATCATAATGGCAATTCCATTTGCAGTTATATTTGGATGGGGCTACTCACAGATATTAAACAGGGTAAAGGGTGGAGAGATGATGATCGCTACCTATGTAGGATTCTCTTCAGTAGCAATTATGTGTATCATGTGGCTTATATTACCCTTTAAAAGCCAGGATATGATCTGGGCATATGGAGGATCAGGTCTTCGTACAACAATAAGTATAGAAAATTACTGGCAGGGAGCATTGAATAAAATCTTCCCAATGGCAGATAAAATACCATTTGGTGAGATAATCTTCTTTGGTTTTTTGGCATTTTTGATGTGGGGATTCTTTAAAACTAAATCAGGTCTGGCAATGAAAGCCGTAGGAGCTAATCCCAAATTTGCTCTGGCAACAGGTGTAAATATAGATAAAGTAAGGACTAAGTCGGTAATAATGTCTACTATGTTAGCTGCTGTAGGAATTATAGTATATCAACAGAGTTTCGGGTTTATTCAGCTGTATTTAGCACCATTTTATATGGCATTTCCGGCAATTGCAGCGATCCTTATAGGAGGAGCTTCTGTAAATAAAGCAACTGTAATAAATGTAATGATAGGAACTTTTTTATTCCAGGGGATTCTTACAATGACACCTTCGGTAATAAATAACTTGGTCAAAACAGATATGTCAGAAACCTTGAGGATAATAATTTCAAATGGAATGATTCTCTATGCTTTGACTAGGAAAGGGGGTAAAAAGAATGGAAAATAA
- the nadC gene encoding carboxylating nicotinate-nucleotide diphosphorylase: MNFLLIDKVIKDALLEDAVIDDITTNSILDAEATCEVDLIAKEEGVICGLDIFRRTFDILGGVEVEFMTTEGSVVKPKEILAKISGIAKNILSGERVALNLIQRMSGIATKTNKMVKVLDGTGIKLMDTRKTTPNLRYLEKYSVKVGGGNNHRYNLMDMAMIKDNHIMAAGGSLTKAVLAVRNNHPFVKKIEVETESLDQVREAVEAGADIIMLDNMDVETMGKAIEIIGGKAIVEISGNVDEARIQEIRGLKVDYISSGALTHSYTSLDISMKNLKLR; this comes from the coding sequence ATGAACTTTCTGTTAATAGATAAGGTGATAAAAGATGCACTGTTGGAAGATGCTGTAATAGATGATATAACGACAAATTCGATCTTAGATGCCGAAGCTACGTGTGAAGTAGATCTGATAGCTAAGGAAGAGGGAGTAATCTGCGGATTGGATATCTTTAGAAGAACTTTTGATATCCTAGGTGGTGTAGAGGTAGAATTTATGACTACTGAAGGATCGGTGGTAAAACCCAAAGAAATTTTAGCTAAAATTTCTGGAATAGCAAAAAATATACTGAGTGGTGAGAGAGTAGCTCTAAACCTGATTCAGAGGATGTCGGGAATAGCTACTAAAACCAATAAGATGGTGAAGGTCCTAGATGGAACAGGGATAAAACTTATGGATACTAGAAAGACAACTCCTAATTTGAGATATTTGGAAAAATATTCGGTAAAAGTAGGAGGCGGGAACAACCATAGATATAATCTGATGGATATGGCTATGATCAAGGATAATCATATAATGGCGGCCGGGGGCAGCCTGACTAAAGCCGTATTAGCTGTGAGAAATAATCATCCCTTTGTAAAGAAGATAGAGGTGGAAACAGAGAGTCTGGATCAGGTAAGGGAAGCTGTAGAAGCAGGGGCAGATATTATAATGCTGGATAACATGGATGTAGAAACCATGGGAAAAGCCATTGAGATAATAGGCGGGAAAGCCATAGTTGAGATATCCGGAAATGTAGATGAAGCTAGGATTCAGGAGATTAGAGGATTGAAAGTTGACTATATATCTTCAGGAGCTCTTACCCATTCATATACATCCCTCGATATAAGTATGAAAAATTTAAAGTTAAGATAA
- the nadA gene encoding quinolinate synthase NadA — MNQLEKLKKLKKEKNAIILAHYYQNADVQDVADYVGDSYYLSEVGRDSDADIIVYCGVKFMAESAKILSPEKKVLFPAHGDATCCMEHQATPGLVLEMKKAHPNAKVITYINSSSEVKAVSDACCTSSSALKIVENIDADEIIFVPDQNLASYVAEQTDKKIIPFDGQCNVHHKVTLENIKKLIEEHGDIEILAHPECQKEIRDISTYVGSTAGILNYAKTSPNKEFIVVTERGIQHQLKKDSPEKSFYFPYMICSPMKRVFIETIIDALENEKCEVIMDEELIKKAKVSLLNMHKYAGG, encoded by the coding sequence ATGAATCAGTTAGAGAAGTTAAAGAAATTGAAAAAAGAGAAAAATGCAATAATTCTTGCTCATTATTATCAAAATGCAGATGTACAGGATGTTGCTGATTATGTAGGAGATTCTTATTATCTAAGTGAGGTTGGAAGGGATAGTGATGCAGATATAATCGTATACTGTGGAGTAAAATTTATGGCTGAAAGTGCTAAGATACTTTCTCCTGAAAAAAAAGTATTGTTTCCGGCTCATGGAGATGCTACTTGCTGTATGGAACACCAGGCTACCCCTGGATTGGTATTGGAGATGAAAAAAGCTCATCCAAATGCCAAAGTAATAACCTATATAAATTCATCCAGTGAGGTGAAAGCAGTATCAGATGCTTGCTGTACCTCTTCTTCTGCTCTAAAAATCGTTGAAAATATAGATGCTGACGAGATAATATTTGTACCGGATCAAAATTTGGCTTCATATGTAGCAGAACAGACAGATAAAAAAATCATCCCATTTGATGGTCAGTGTAATGTGCATCATAAGGTAACTTTGGAAAACATAAAAAAATTGATAGAGGAACATGGAGATATAGAGATTTTAGCTCATCCAGAGTGTCAGAAAGAGATAAGAGATATCTCTACTTATGTAGGGAGTACCGCTGGAATATTAAACTATGCTAAAACTTCTCCCAATAAAGAATTTATTGTGGTGACGGAAAGAGGGATCCAGCATCAACTGAAAAAAGACAGTCCGGAGAAGAGTTTTTATTTTCCATATATGATATGTTCGCCTATGAAGAGGGTGTTTATAGAGACGATTATAGATGCCTTGGAAAATGAGAAATGTGAGGTAATAATGGATGAAGAGCTTATAAAAAAAGCTAAGGTTTCCCTTCTAAATATGCATAAATATGCAGGAGGGTAG
- a CDS encoding PhoH family protein, protein MNSYIVDTNVIIANPFFMRDFNDCEIIIPIYVLEELDKIKSREGNSGFRARQFFRFFKEIEKNGNLIEGITVDNKVILKTEIQGDLTLIPNGLDPSYVDNKILALMMMPKYKEKTLLTNDVSMRVKASSLGIKCLILDASDKHKLDDLYTGVITCEVTSEMVKKFYTAKEISLEDLKIKSMNPNQFFYGYTEFSYNQIVGKFDEKRNKVIKLKYDDAKIYGISPKDVRQKFAIDVLLDPKIPFITITSRQGCGKTLLAVAGALEQVLEGSRYEKILIGKNTSPVDKWSYQGFTTGDTEEKLLTHFANYTTTFENIQHLRGKKPRKGVDILQGLMDQDKIEVLDISSILGSSFLNKVVVIDEAQSFDIHAMRSMITRIGEGSKLILIGDIAQQTVSRLDPDKSGLYASIEWLKVLPETAHITLNKVHRSEFVDKASLIFDKKIFG, encoded by the coding sequence ATGAACTCATACATAGTCGATACTAACGTTATAATTGCCAACCCGTTCTTTATGAGGGATTTTAATGATTGTGAGATAATCATTCCTATCTACGTACTAGAAGAATTAGACAAAATTAAATCCAGAGAAGGAAACAGCGGATTTCGTGCCAGACAATTTTTTAGATTTTTTAAGGAGATCGAAAAAAATGGAAATCTTATAGAGGGAATAACAGTTGATAATAAAGTTATTTTAAAAACAGAAATTCAGGGAGATCTCACCCTTATCCCCAATGGTTTAGATCCAAGCTATGTGGATAATAAGATCTTAGCCCTTATGATGATGCCAAAATACAAAGAAAAAACTCTTTTAACCAACGATGTCAGTATGAGGGTCAAAGCTTCCTCCCTGGGAATAAAATGCCTTATCTTAGACGCCTCTGATAAACATAAATTAGATGATCTCTATACAGGGGTTATTACCTGTGAGGTTACCTCTGAGATGGTAAAAAAATTCTACACGGCCAAGGAGATCTCCCTGGAAGACCTTAAGATCAAATCCATGAACCCCAACCAATTCTTTTACGGTTATACAGAATTTTCCTACAACCAGATTGTCGGTAAATTTGATGAAAAAAGAAATAAGGTTATAAAATTAAAATATGATGATGCCAAAATATATGGGATCTCTCCTAAGGATGTCAGACAAAAATTTGCCATCGATGTCCTACTTGACCCAAAAATTCCATTTATTACAATAACCTCCAGACAGGGGTGTGGTAAAACTCTTTTAGCAGTTGCAGGAGCCCTGGAACAGGTATTAGAAGGAAGCCGTTATGAAAAAATATTAATCGGAAAAAATACATCACCTGTGGATAAGTGGAGTTACCAGGGGTTCACCACTGGAGACACCGAGGAAAAACTGTTGACGCATTTTGCCAACTATACCACTACCTTTGAAAATATTCAGCATCTGAGAGGGAAAAAACCTCGTAAAGGGGTAGATATTTTACAGGGACTGATGGATCAGGATAAAATAGAAGTTTTAGATATTTCCTCTATTCTGGGGTCTAGTTTCCTGAATAAGGTAGTTGTAATAGACGAAGCCCAATCATTTGATATCCATGCTATGAGATCGATGATCACAAGGATAGGAGAGGGCAGTAAACTAATCTTAATAGGAGATATCGCTCAGCAGACAGTCTCCAGGTTAGATCCGGATAAATCAGGTCTCTATGCCTCTATTGAGTGGCTTAAGGTGCTTCCGGAAACAGCTCATATTACATTAAATAAAGTTCACAGGAGTGAATTTGTAGACAAAGCCAGTTTGATCTTTGATAAGAAGATTTTCGGATAA
- a CDS encoding ABC transporter permease codes for MENKGKKFLINNIVPIVILIMIVMAAPISGLSGGYLVQEMISRLSRNSFLVLSLIIPVVAGMGLNFGIVLGAMAGQLGLIFITDWRIVGMEGIMLAVLISLPIAVLLGILGGYILNKAKGREMITSIIMGFFINGVYQLIVLYGMGNIIPMTNKKIILSRGYGIRNAIDLKNIRQVLDKSMVVKVGEFTIPLLTILIIGGLCLFIVWFRKTKLGQDMRAIGQDMEIAKSAGIAVEKTRVLSIVISTVLASIGQIIFLQNIGTMNTYNSHEQIGMFSIAAILIGGATAAKASIPNALGGIILFHLMFVISPRAGKELVGSAQIGEFFRVFISYGVIALALVLHQWRREQENKAERKRMMEIQLSGGEK; via the coding sequence ATGGAAAATAAAGGTAAAAAGTTTCTCATAAATAACATAGTACCCATAGTGATATTAATAATGATTGTCATGGCTGCTCCGATATCTGGTCTTTCAGGTGGGTATTTGGTTCAGGAGATGATCTCCAGACTTTCCAGGAACTCATTTTTGGTACTCTCTCTTATCATACCGGTAGTTGCAGGAATGGGACTGAACTTTGGAATAGTTTTAGGAGCTATGGCCGGCCAGCTGGGTCTTATCTTTATTACAGATTGGAGAATAGTAGGGATGGAAGGGATTATGTTGGCGGTCTTAATCTCATTACCTATAGCTGTCTTATTGGGTATATTAGGCGGATATATATTGAATAAAGCCAAGGGCAGAGAGATGATAACCTCTATAATCATGGGATTTTTTATAAATGGTGTCTATCAGCTGATAGTTTTATATGGGATGGGAAATATCATTCCCATGACAAATAAAAAAATAATATTAAGCCGTGGATACGGGATCAGAAACGCCATCGACTTAAAAAATATTCGTCAGGTTTTAGATAAATCTATGGTTGTAAAGGTAGGAGAATTCACAATACCTCTTCTGACTATATTAATAATAGGAGGCCTGTGTTTATTTATAGTCTGGTTTAGGAAAACTAAGTTAGGCCAGGATATGAGAGCTATAGGTCAGGATATGGAGATAGCCAAATCTGCAGGAATAGCAGTGGAAAAAACCAGGGTCTTATCAATTGTAATATCTACTGTATTAGCCTCTATCGGGCAGATAATATTTTTACAAAATATAGGGACAATGAATACATATAACAGTCATGAACAGATAGGGATGTTCTCTATCGCAGCGATCCTAATAGGCGGGGCAACAGCTGCAAAAGCCAGTATACCCAACGCTTTAGGTGGAATAATATTATTTCATCTGATGTTTGTGATATCACCTAGAGCAGGAAAGGAATTGGTCGGATCAGCTCAAATAGGGGAGTTTTTCAGGGTGTTTATCTCCTACGGAGTAATAGCCTTGGCTCTAGTATTACATCAATGGAGAAGGGAACAGGAAAATAAAGCTGAAAGGAAGAGGATGATGGAGATACAGCTTTCTGGAGGTGAAAAATAA